CCTGATCGTCCAGGCCCGGCATTCGGGCGGGCCGATCGTGAAAAACGATATCAGCCCCAGCAGGCTGTACGATCGTTGTATGAATTTATCGACCGCCGGTTTCTCGATCCCGAGATCTTTTAAAAAAGCCGCCCGATCTTCTTCGGCCAGCGCCGCCAGTTCCATTTCGATTTTACCGCAGATGACTGAAATATCTCGAACCGAATCTTTCCTGTATTTTTCATACCCCCTGAAAAGAGCGGCATGATCGGCCAGCTTTTCCTCGGATATATTGAAAGTCAATAATTGCGGTTTAAGAGTCATGAAGGAATAACCCCGGATTATCTTTTTGTCTTCGTCGCTCAAACCGATTTCAGATAGAAGGGTCTCTCGATCAAGCGCCTCCCGGCATTTTTTCAAAATCTCCAGTTCCCGGGCCCGCTCGGTCTTGCCGGTCAGTTTGATGGCTCTTTCCAGCTTATCGACATTATTTTCAATCATCATCAGGTCGCCCAGAATCATTTCATCCAGCAGGGCTTTATAATCCTGCTCTGCGGTGGCACCGGGATTGAAATCGTCCACCACTACCACATAGGCATCCATTAACCGCAGATCATGCATTATTTCCGACTCGCTTTTGCCTTTCCTACCCTCCCCCGTAAACCCGGCGGCATCGAGAAATTCGATCTCGGCATGGGTCAGTTTCTTTGGGGGGGGATCGAAAATCCCGAAAAGATTTTCCAGTCTCGGATCGGGAACCTTAATTATGGCCCGAT
The Candidatus Zixiibacteriota bacterium DNA segment above includes these coding regions:
- the ychF gene encoding redox-regulated ATPase YchF; this translates as MKLGIIGLPQSGKTTLFNAVSGQNEAVGDYSRAVHRAIIKVPDPRLENLFGIFDPPPKKLTHAEIEFLDAAGFTGEGRKGKSESEIMHDLRLMDAYVVVVDDFNPGATAEQDYKALLDEMILGDLMMIENNVDKLERAIKLTGKTERARELEILKKCREALDRETLLSEIGLSDEDKKIIRGYSFMTLKPQLLTFNISEEKLADHAALFRGYEKYRKDSVRDISVICGKIEMELAALAEEDRAAFLKDLGIEKPAVDKFIQRSYSLLGLISFFTIGPPECRAWTIRRGYTAPQAAGAVHTDFERGFIRAEVASYDDYIQYRTLAALKAAARLNVEGKDYVVQDGDVILFRFNI